A genomic stretch from Candidatus Ozemobacteraceae bacterium includes:
- a CDS encoding CarD family transcriptional regulator: protein MNFEIGSPIVHPIHGAGVLKQIEKRQVRGRLTSYYIIDFPYSDLGQVMVPIDMADKVGLRTINGHSNIDTIFQTLSESFSDSDEEESKSFHQRYREHLEKIQSGDLRQVAHVYRLLYRRSMIKPLGTKDKALFETARQLLISEVVYAKKVGDDEARSLIDEAMEDMIF, encoded by the coding sequence ATGAATTTTGAAATCGGTTCTCCCATCGTCCATCCGATCCACGGCGCCGGTGTCCTGAAGCAGATCGAAAAGCGCCAGGTGCGTGGTCGCCTCACCAGCTACTACATCATCGATTTCCCGTACAGCGATCTGGGCCAAGTCATGGTTCCGATCGATATGGCCGACAAGGTCGGCCTCCGGACCATCAACGGCCACTCGAACATCGACACGATCTTCCAGACGCTCAGCGAGAGCTTCTCCGACTCCGACGAAGAGGAAAGCAAAAGCTTCCATCAGCGGTATCGCGAGCATCTCGAAAAGATCCAGAGCGGCGACCTCCGCCAGGTGGCGCACGTCTACCGGCTCCTCTATCGCCGGAGCATGATCAAGCCCCTCGGAACGAAGGACAAGGCTTTGTTCGAGACCGCCCGTCAGCTTCTGATCTCGGAAGTCGTCTACGCCAAGAAGGTCGGCGATGACGAAGCCCGCTCCCTGATCGACGAAGCGATGGAGGATATGATTTTCTGA
- a CDS encoding D-glycerate dehydrogenase — MKVVISRPIPGAAVELLKQAGHTVRVLDAHRPDEEFQAALAEADGVIPLLSDTLDARIIRQSGHLRAIANYAVGFNNIDLAAATGAGIVVTNTPDVLTDATADTALVLILMTMRRVRESERLLRDGLFKGWKPDVQLGLDLAGKNLGILGMGRIGQAVARRAEAFGMKILYHTRSGGKASLPYPHVSFETLLAESDVLSLHLPLTDMTRHLIGEAELKRMKKTAVLINTARGPIVDEAALAAALHNGTIYAAGLDVYEREPEIHPELLTAENAVLLPHIGSQTIETRSAMAATAARALIEALEGRRPALTVNPAVFDTPIWRGHYPGK, encoded by the coding sequence ATGAAGGTCGTCATTTCGCGTCCGATTCCGGGGGCCGCCGTCGAGCTGCTCAAGCAGGCCGGCCACACCGTCCGCGTGCTCGATGCGCACCGGCCGGATGAAGAGTTCCAGGCTGCCCTTGCCGAGGCCGACGGGGTCATTCCGCTGTTGTCCGACACGCTCGACGCGCGGATCATCCGGCAGTCGGGCCACCTGCGCGCCATCGCGAACTACGCGGTCGGCTTCAACAACATCGACCTGGCCGCCGCGACCGGCGCCGGCATCGTCGTGACGAACACGCCCGACGTGCTGACCGACGCCACCGCCGACACGGCGCTCGTGCTGATCCTGATGACGATGCGCCGCGTGCGCGAATCGGAACGGCTGCTCCGCGACGGCCTCTTCAAGGGCTGGAAGCCCGACGTCCAGCTCGGCCTCGACCTGGCCGGCAAGAACCTCGGCATTCTCGGCATGGGCCGCATCGGCCAGGCCGTCGCCCGACGCGCCGAAGCGTTCGGCATGAAGATTCTGTATCACACCCGATCGGGCGGCAAGGCTTCCCTGCCGTATCCCCACGTCTCCTTCGAAACGCTTCTCGCCGAGAGCGATGTGCTGAGCCTGCACCTGCCGCTGACCGACATGACGCGCCACCTCATCGGCGAGGCCGAACTCAAGCGCATGAAAAAGACGGCCGTGCTCATCAATACCGCACGAGGCCCGATCGTCGACGAAGCCGCGCTCGCCGCGGCCCTTCACAACGGCACTATCTACGCAGCCGGACTCGACGTCTACGAGCGCGAACCCGAGATCCATCCCGAGCTGCTCACGGCGGAGAACGCCGTTCTCCTGCCCCACATCGGCTCGCAGACGATCGAAACGCGCTCGGCCATGGCTGCCACGGCGGCCCGCGCGCTGATAGAAGCGCTCGAGGGAAGGCGGCCCGCGCTGACGGTCAACCCTGCGGTCTTCGACACGCCGATCTGGCGCGGTCATTATCCCGGAAAATGA
- a CDS encoding homoserine O-acetyltransferase, translating to MIVEKREFAVSKFQFKHAGRSIPVKLGYETYGTLNAAGDNAILVCHFFTGTGHAAGKFAETDPLPGWWDALIGPGKTIDTRKYFVICSDSFSNINAHNPKVITTGPATIDPETGKPYAMNFPIFTLDDVVRSQRMLLDHLGVKRLRLVIGPSMGGLQAFLWGKMYGDMVEKVLSVVATPMVRPATLMVPNQLGIEAIMLDPRWNGGEYYGGEQPRNGLLLAFKILVTSTRTDHWAAANFGRRLATEGSGAGKDPFKSFAGRFLVEEEIEKTVIQRMQFFDANSYIYIAKANTLFDLCEPGQSLEQALGRLKMPVKMIIDESDLLFTREQAELATPMLPYGQTVYYDSGNGHLSCLYETPLFEAEIASFLKA from the coding sequence ATGATCGTAGAAAAGCGGGAATTTGCCGTTTCGAAGTTTCAGTTCAAACACGCGGGGCGTTCGATTCCGGTGAAACTGGGGTATGAAACCTACGGAACGCTGAACGCCGCGGGTGACAACGCGATTCTCGTCTGTCACTTCTTCACCGGAACCGGCCATGCGGCCGGGAAATTCGCCGAAACCGATCCGCTTCCCGGCTGGTGGGACGCCCTGATCGGGCCGGGCAAGACGATCGACACCCGAAAATACTTCGTGATCTGCAGCGACTCGTTCAGCAACATCAACGCGCACAATCCGAAGGTCATCACGACCGGGCCGGCCACGATCGACCCCGAGACGGGAAAGCCCTACGCGATGAACTTCCCGATCTTCACCCTCGACGACGTCGTGCGAAGCCAGCGCATGCTGCTCGACCACCTTGGCGTGAAGCGGCTGCGCCTCGTGATCGGGCCGTCGATGGGCGGCCTCCAGGCGTTTTTATGGGGAAAAATGTACGGCGATATGGTCGAGAAGGTTCTGTCCGTCGTCGCCACCCCGATGGTCAGGCCGGCGACCCTGATGGTGCCGAACCAGCTCGGCATCGAGGCGATCATGCTCGACCCCCGCTGGAACGGCGGCGAGTATTACGGTGGCGAACAGCCCCGCAACGGCCTCCTGCTGGCCTTCAAGATCCTGGTGACCTCGACCAGGACCGATCACTGGGCGGCAGCGAACTTCGGGCGCCGGCTCGCGACCGAGGGCAGCGGGGCGGGGAAGGACCCCTTCAAAAGCTTCGCCGGCCGCTTCCTCGTCGAGGAGGAGATCGAAAAGACCGTCATCCAGCGCATGCAGTTCTTCGACGCAAATTCGTATATCTACATCGCCAAGGCGAACACGCTGTTCGACCTCTGCGAGCCCGGCCAGTCCCTCGAACAGGCGCTCGGCCGGCTGAAGATGCCGGTGAAGATGATCATCGACGAGTCGGACCTGCTGTTCACGCGCGAGCAGGCCGAACTGGCGACCCCGATGCTGCCGTACGGCCAGACCGTGTATTACGACAGCGGGAACGGGCATCTGTCGTGCCTCTACGAGACCCCGCTGTTCGAGGCCGAGATCGCCTCGTTCCTCAAAGCATGA
- a CDS encoding tetratricopeptide repeat protein — MNHHRLLVGLLLFGLYLWPTARATMTDNRAPFLSAPQPPSAGRAAERRCQAYLTAADTTYASWVSKGRAYLGRKEYEQAIWAFRKALRLKPLSSEAHFLLGYAFERRGLEGLPGDVTNWDELAEAEYRASIALDDHLPARYNLGRMLERLERHDEARREFEHILTVSPRGRLSARAAAGLDRTIDADLEPARRLSNLPAADTQRGR; from the coding sequence ATGAACCATCATCGCCTGCTGGTCGGACTTCTGCTTTTCGGCCTCTACCTGTGGCCGACGGCACGCGCAACCATGACCGACAACAGGGCACCGTTCCTGTCGGCGCCCCAGCCGCCTTCCGCCGGAAGAGCCGCCGAGCGCCGCTGCCAGGCGTATCTCACGGCCGCCGACACGACGTATGCCTCCTGGGTGTCCAAGGGGCGCGCCTACCTGGGCCGCAAGGAATACGAGCAGGCAATCTGGGCCTTCCGAAAGGCGCTGCGCCTGAAACCGCTCTCATCGGAAGCGCATTTTCTGCTCGGATACGCATTCGAGCGACGGGGACTCGAAGGCCTTCCCGGCGATGTCACGAACTGGGACGAGCTTGCCGAGGCCGAATACCGCGCCTCGATCGCCCTCGACGACCATCTCCCGGCCCGGTACAACCTCGGCCGCATGCTGGAACGGCTCGAACGACACGACGAAGCCCGCCGCGAATTCGAGCATATCCTGACCGTCTCCCCCCGGGGCCGTCTCTCCGCGCGAGCGGCCGCGGGCCTCGACCGGACGATCGACGCGGACCTCGAACCGGCGCGTCGCCTGTCAAACCTGCCTGCGGCCGACACGCAGCGCGGTCGTTGA